One region of Sulfuriroseicoccus oceanibius genomic DNA includes:
- a CDS encoding muramidase family protein, giving the protein MKSASDFHSSQPAPAGSFSRRALTALILTAVPITVQSATAQSGAHNADVERTQRLQDAVDDQAREVQRVRQELEQLRQLLEDTASDQPVELPDEVPPAPSSEPAEQPEPTPADEPAPQPEPLPEPIAPEPAAEPAPEPAVNPTPVSPAPQPDPEPEERIVPAASHTIQRGETLSSIARQYGTTWQELAKINGIDDPGRLQLGQVLTLPGSVAVAEDPAPTPQAEPETAAAVAELAPPASNRPKEPATITVKSGDTLSAIARKHGTTVEAMLAANPGVVANQLRVGQKLVIGDAGDVAPPGERAKPIATRTYIVQEGETLYAIARKFGTTAEAIIALNQLPDANHIRLGQELKVPANNDQSSSGGQSPAPISPDDMAPYEVKPGETLYGIGRKFFLSPAEIARMNKLPANANLQAGQELVLPMHVMYSHAATRSADQ; this is encoded by the coding sequence ATGAAATCAGCCAGCGACTTTCATTCATCCCAGCCCGCCCCTGCAGGATCCTTTTCCCGCCGTGCTCTGACCGCTCTCATTCTGACTGCCGTCCCCATCACGGTTCAAAGCGCCACCGCCCAATCTGGCGCGCACAATGCCGACGTCGAACGCACCCAGCGCCTTCAGGATGCCGTGGACGACCAGGCCCGCGAAGTACAGCGCGTGCGTCAGGAACTTGAGCAACTGCGCCAACTCCTCGAAGACACCGCATCCGACCAACCCGTTGAGTTGCCGGATGAAGTGCCGCCAGCGCCGTCCTCCGAGCCAGCAGAACAACCAGAACCAACCCCGGCTGACGAACCAGCCCCCCAACCGGAGCCTCTTCCTGAACCGATCGCGCCAGAGCCGGCCGCTGAGCCTGCTCCCGAGCCTGCCGTTAATCCCACACCTGTGTCCCCGGCACCACAACCGGATCCCGAGCCAGAAGAGCGCATCGTTCCCGCTGCCTCGCACACCATTCAACGCGGCGAGACCTTATCCTCAATCGCACGCCAGTACGGCACAACTTGGCAGGAACTCGCCAAGATCAACGGGATCGACGACCCGGGCCGCCTCCAGTTGGGCCAGGTCCTGACTCTCCCCGGCAGCGTCGCTGTGGCTGAAGATCCAGCTCCGACGCCACAAGCCGAGCCGGAAACCGCCGCCGCAGTGGCTGAACTCGCTCCTCCTGCGAGCAACCGACCCAAGGAACCTGCGACCATCACGGTCAAAAGCGGTGACACACTCTCCGCCATCGCCCGCAAACACGGCACCACCGTGGAAGCCATGCTCGCAGCCAACCCGGGCGTCGTCGCCAACCAACTGCGCGTCGGCCAAAAACTTGTCATCGGCGACGCTGGCGATGTAGCCCCTCCCGGCGAGCGCGCGAAGCCAATTGCCACCCGCACCTACATCGTACAGGAAGGCGAGACCCTCTACGCCATCGCCCGGAAATTCGGCACCACCGCTGAGGCAATCATCGCATTGAACCAACTGCCGGACGCCAACCACATTCGTCTCGGCCAGGAGCTCAAGGTTCCAGCAAACAACGACCAGTCATCAAGCGGCGGCCAATCTCCGGCTCCCATTTCTCCAGACGACATGGCCCCCTACGAAGTGAAGCCAGGGGAAACCCTCTACGGCATCGGCCGCAAGTTCTTCCTCTCGCCGGCCGAAATCGCCCGCATGAACAAACTGCCAGCCAATGCCAACCTTCAGGCGGGTCAGGAGTTGGTGCTCCCCATGCACGTCATGTACTCGCACGCCGCCACCCGCAGCGCCGATCAGTGA